One genomic window of Alistipes sp. ZOR0009 includes the following:
- a CDS encoding thiamine pyrophosphate-dependent enzyme, producing MSTVGDIKSINGKADNFDPSEVLKDYYIGWLSRNMSLIGRKEVLTGKAKFGIFGDGKELPQIAMAKYFQPGDWRSGYYRDQTFMLATEMSPAEEFFHQLYGNTDLADNPSNGGRSFNNHFATRSHNEDGSWKNLANQKNTASDLSPTAGQMPRLIGLAYASKLYRHLPHDKSFENFSNGGNEVAFGTIGDASTSEGHFFEIMNAVAVMQVPLAMAVWDDGYGISVSRDLQTVKSSISEALKGFEKKEGDTTGILIYKARGWNYPELLATFKEGIAKCRAEQVPVLFHIVELTQPQGHSTSGSHERYKSKERLEWELQYDCLSQFKMWILESGLATASELESLENKAAEDAKKAKNVAWTKFLAPIRKDRDALLAIVESRNCVCKRNKFDKVKTIAEDLRRIDAPIRKDVLSAAKRLVRHVCDDCENLVGLKDDVRSWIERAKADAFDRYSTHLYSESDRAAIKVEEVKPLFSESSKMVNGREIIRDNYEHIFDKYPNVVVFGEDVGKIGGVNQTYEGLQEKFGELRVSDTGIRETSIIGQGLGLALRGFRPIAEIQYFDYILYGLQTLSDDVATLHWRTRGGQKAPMIITTRGHRLEGIWHSGSPLSMVINSIRGIYVCVPRNMTQAAGMYNTLLKGDDPALVVEPLNGYRLKELRPDNIGEYTVPLGIPEILNEGTDITLVTYGSCVRIAQDAVKQLAEFGISVELIDVQTLLPFDRTNTILESVKKTNRVVFFDEDVPGGATAFMMQRVIEERGGFYHLEDEPKTITAREHRPAFASDGDYFSNPNAEDVFDTLYEMMHRSNPTKYPRLF from the coding sequence AGGAGGTGCTTACTGGAAAAGCTAAGTTTGGCATTTTTGGAGATGGAAAGGAACTTCCGCAAATTGCTATGGCGAAGTATTTTCAGCCAGGCGATTGGCGCTCGGGCTACTATCGTGATCAGACATTTATGTTGGCTACGGAGATGAGCCCAGCCGAAGAGTTTTTTCACCAGCTGTATGGGAATACCGATTTGGCCGATAACCCTAGCAACGGAGGTCGATCTTTCAACAATCACTTTGCTACACGTAGCCACAATGAAGATGGCTCTTGGAAAAATTTAGCCAATCAAAAGAATACAGCATCTGACTTATCTCCAACGGCAGGGCAGATGCCTCGTTTGATTGGGTTAGCGTATGCCTCTAAGCTCTACCGTCATCTTCCACACGATAAATCGTTCGAAAATTTTAGCAATGGGGGTAATGAGGTAGCCTTTGGGACTATTGGGGATGCCAGCACATCCGAAGGCCATTTCTTTGAAATAATGAATGCGGTTGCTGTAATGCAGGTTCCGCTGGCAATGGCTGTATGGGACGATGGCTATGGCATTAGCGTAAGCCGAGATTTACAAACCGTAAAATCTAGCATCTCGGAGGCTCTGAAAGGTTTTGAGAAAAAGGAGGGTGACACCACTGGTATTCTTATCTATAAAGCTAGAGGTTGGAACTATCCAGAGTTGCTAGCCACCTTTAAAGAGGGGATTGCTAAGTGCAGAGCCGAGCAGGTTCCTGTCCTTTTTCACATTGTCGAGCTAACGCAACCTCAGGGTCACTCCACCTCTGGATCGCATGAGCGCTACAAATCGAAGGAGCGCTTGGAATGGGAGCTACAGTACGATTGTTTGTCTCAGTTTAAAATGTGGATTCTGGAAAGCGGGTTGGCTACAGCCTCAGAGCTTGAATCGTTGGAAAACAAGGCTGCTGAAGATGCCAAAAAAGCAAAAAATGTAGCGTGGACAAAGTTTTTGGCCCCGATAAGAAAAGATAGGGACGCACTTCTTGCTATCGTAGAGTCGAGAAATTGTGTTTGCAAGCGTAATAAGTTCGATAAGGTTAAGACTATAGCGGAAGATTTAAGGCGTATTGATGCGCCTATTCGTAAGGATGTGCTTAGCGCTGCCAAGCGTCTTGTTCGTCACGTTTGCGACGATTGCGAAAATTTGGTGGGTTTAAAGGATGATGTCCGTAGTTGGATTGAGAGGGCTAAAGCCGATGCTTTTGATAGGTATAGCACCCATCTTTATAGCGAGTCGGATAGGGCTGCCATTAAGGTGGAGGAGGTGAAACCTCTATTTTCCGAAAGTTCGAAAATGGTTAATGGTAGGGAGATCATTAGAGATAACTACGAGCATATTTTCGACAAGTACCCTAATGTGGTGGTTTTTGGAGAGGATGTGGGTAAAATTGGCGGCGTAAACCAAACCTACGAAGGGTTACAGGAGAAGTTTGGAGAGCTGCGCGTGTCGGATACCGGAATTCGCGAAACATCTATTATAGGGCAAGGCCTTGGCCTGGCGCTTCGTGGTTTTAGGCCAATTGCCGAGATACAGTACTTCGATTACATCCTTTATGGTCTTCAAACGCTTTCTGATGACGTGGCAACGCTGCACTGGCGCACACGAGGCGGACAGAAGGCACCAATGATTATTACCACCCGAGGACACCGATTGGAAGGCATATGGCATTCTGGCTCGCCATTGAGTATGGTCATAAACTCAATTAGGGGGATATACGTATGCGTTCCTCGTAATATGACGCAGGCGGCTGGTATGTACAATACGCTGCTTAAAGGAGATGATCCTGCGTTGGTGGTTGAGCCTCTTAATGGCTACCGCTTAAAGGAGCTTCGTCCGGATAATATTGGAGAGTACACGGTACCGTTGGGGATTCCCGAAATTTTAAATGAAGGTACCGATATTACCTTAGTTACCTATGGTTCGTGCGTTCGTATTGCTCAGGATGCAGTTAAGCAGCTTGCCGAGTTCGGAATCTCCGTTGAGCTAATAGATGTTCAAACGCTTCTTCCGTTCGATAGAACGAACACAATTCTTGAGTCGGTAAAGAAAACGAACCGAGTGGTATTCTTCGACGAAGATGTACCCGGCGGTGCGACAGCCTTTATGATGCAGCGAGTAATTGAGGAACGTGGCGGATTTTACCATTTGGAGGATGAGCCAAAGACGATTACCGCTCGCGAGCATCGACCTGCATTTGCTTCGGATGGCGACTACTTTTCGAACCCAAATGCCGAAGATGTTTTCGATACGCTTTACGAAATGATGCATAGGAGCAATCCTACAAAATATCCACGTTTGTTCTAG
- a CDS encoding HDIG domain-containing metalloprotein produces the protein MNREEAWLLLNSRIKNPRMVAHSLSSEAVMRKLAVHFGEDEELWGLAGLLHDLDVEETEGNHELHGNIAADYLREQGLPQAAVDAIRRHNELATSEPRTTLLDHALAAGETITGMITATAMVYPDKRVASVQPKSVVKRMKEVKFAASVKRENIMECEMVGIPLPQFAEMAIAAMSEIAEEIGL, from the coding sequence ATGAATAGGGAAGAGGCTTGGCTATTGCTGAATAGCCGAATAAAGAATCCACGAATGGTGGCGCATAGCCTATCGTCGGAGGCGGTAATGCGTAAGCTGGCGGTGCATTTTGGCGAAGATGAGGAGCTGTGGGGCTTGGCTGGTTTGTTGCACGACCTCGATGTGGAGGAGACGGAAGGGAATCATGAGCTGCATGGCAACATTGCTGCTGACTACCTGAGGGAGCAGGGATTACCTCAAGCTGCCGTTGATGCTATTCGCAGGCACAACGAGCTGGCAACTTCAGAGCCGCGTACAACGCTTCTCGATCATGCGCTGGCGGCTGGCGAAACGATAACTGGAATGATTACGGCTACGGCAATGGTTTATCCTGATAAACGGGTAGCATCTGTTCAGCCCAAGTCGGTGGTTAAACGGATGAAGGAGGTTAAGTTTGCCGCGTCGGTAAAGCGCGAAAATATAATGGAGTGCGAAATGGTTGGCATTCCGCTACCGCAGTTTGCCGAGATGGCCATTGCAGCCATGAGCGAAATTGCTGAAGAAATAGGGCTGTAG